From a region of the Impatiens glandulifera chromosome 4, dImpGla2.1, whole genome shotgun sequence genome:
- the LOC124936256 gene encoding germin-like protein subfamily 1 member 13: MKGQFLVLVAVVALTFTFARASDPSSLQDFCVAIDDPTGALFINGKFCKNPNLVNANDFFFSGLNKAGDTSNPLGSNVTAVNVNNLKGLNTLGISLARIDFAPYGLNPPHTHPRATEVLVVFEGTLLVGFVTSNLPNQKNRLFTKTLYPGDVFVFPEGLIHFQQNVGKTKAVAGAALSSQNPGVITIANAVFGSDPKISPDVLTKAFQVDKNVINYLQSQFWWDNNN; this comes from the exons ATGAAAGGACAATTCCTTGTTCTTGTGGCCGTCGTCGCATTGACTTTCACTTTTGCCCGAGCTTCCGATCCAAGCTCTCTTCAAGACTTTTGTGTCGCAATTGATGATCCAACCGGTGCTT TGTTTATCAATGGAAAGTTTTGCAAGAACCCGAATCTCGTGAATGCAAACGATTTCTTCTTTTCTGGACTAAACAAGGCCGGGGATACGTCAAATCCTCTCGGTTCAAATGTTACTGCTGTGAATGTCAATAATTTGAAAG GACTCAACACATTGGGTATTTCTTTGGCCCGTATTGATTTCGCACCTTATGGATTGAATCCACCACATACACACCCTCGTGCTACTGAGGTTCTTGTTGTCTTCGAGGGTACTCTTCTCGTAGGCTTTGTGACATCAAACCTTCCTAACCAAAAGAATCGCCTCTTTACCAAGACGTTATACCCGGGAGATGTTTTTGTCTTTCCCGAAGGACTCatccatttccaacaaaatgtgGGGAAGACTAAGGCGGTTGCTGGAGCGGCCTTGAGTAGCCAAAATCCAGGAGTAATTACCATTGCAAATGCCGTGTTTGGATCAGACCCCAAAATTTCTCCCGATGTTTTAACCAAGGCTTTTCAAGTGGACAAAAACGTCATCAACTACCTTCAATCTCAGTTTTGGTGGGACAACAATAACTAA